A region from the Hydrogenimonas sp. genome encodes:
- a CDS encoding homoserine kinase encodes MIISVPATSANLGPGFDTLGLSLSLRNRVHIQPSRFFSVSIKGEGASNPRLKGNNLFINIFNDHYRHLTGKRGVFRFKFYNQIPISRGLGSSSAVIVSAIASAYSAAGVNISKRKLLNLALYYEHHPDNITPAVMGGFNVAVVENRKVYSQKKRIPGYLKAVVVIPDKPISTAHSRTTLPKSYRKEDAIYNLSHSSLLTACFFNESWELLRIAARDRFHQVARMKNLPELFEVQKLAIENSALMSTLSGSGSTFFNMTYKDDAQALLQKYRTRFPNFKSAIYDFDNDGVLFRE; translated from the coding sequence GTGATCATCAGTGTACCTGCAACAAGTGCAAATTTGGGACCGGGCTTCGATACACTGGGGCTCTCTTTGTCTCTTCGCAACCGGGTGCACATTCAACCTTCCAGATTTTTCAGCGTCTCCATTAAGGGGGAGGGGGCCTCCAACCCGAGGCTGAAAGGCAACAACCTCTTTATAAACATATTCAATGACCACTACAGGCACCTGACCGGCAAGAGGGGTGTTTTCCGGTTCAAATTCTACAACCAGATACCGATATCCAGAGGTCTGGGAAGCTCGTCGGCGGTGATTGTGAGTGCCATAGCCTCCGCATACAGTGCGGCCGGTGTGAATATCTCCAAAAGAAAACTGCTTAACCTGGCTCTATATTATGAGCACCATCCGGACAATATCACCCCGGCGGTCATGGGCGGCTTCAATGTGGCCGTCGTAGAAAACAGAAAGGTCTACAGCCAGAAAAAGCGGATTCCCGGTTACCTGAAAGCTGTTGTCGTCATACCGGACAAGCCGATATCGACGGCCCACTCCAGGACCACTCTGCCGAAAAGCTACCGGAAAGAGGACGCAATTTACAACCTTTCACACTCATCGCTTCTTACGGCATGTTTCTTCAATGAGTCGTGGGAGCTACTCAGAATCGCAGCCAGAGACCGTTTCCATCAGGTGGCCCGCATGAAGAATCTTCCCGAGCTGTTCGAAGTGCAGAAGCTGGCAATCGAGAACAGTGCTCTTATGAGTACGCTCTCCGGAAGCGGTTCGACCTTTTTCAATATGACATACAAAGATGATGCGCAGGCGCTGCTGCAGAAGTACAGGACCAGATTTCCGAACTTCAAGAGTGCAATATATGACTTCGACAACGACGGCGTTCTGTTTCGGGAGTAG
- a CDS encoding ribosome-binding factor A, giving the protein MTAEEIKRHRTESVLRELIPEALSQLGDERLRGLTVTEVVCSRGRSDADVYLDPTGIEESEQKQVLKQLKKVTKGLEAYCLKAEGWFKSPKFHFKFDKELERAKRIDELFSIIEKEIK; this is encoded by the coding sequence ATGACCGCCGAAGAGATCAAACGCCACAGGACCGAGTCGGTTTTACGCGAATTGATTCCCGAAGCTCTTTCGCAGCTGGGAGACGAGCGTCTGCGTGGGCTCACCGTTACGGAGGTGGTCTGCAGCAGGGGGCGCAGCGATGCCGATGTCTATCTCGACCCGACAGGTATCGAAGAGAGTGAGCAAAAACAGGTGCTCAAGCAGCTGAAAAAGGTGACAAAGGGCCTAGAAGCATACTGCCTGAAAGCCGAAGGGTGGTTCAAGTCTCCGAAATTCCACTTCAAGTTCGACAAAGAGCTGGAGCGTGCAAAGCGGATCGACGAACTCTTTTCCATAATAGAGAAGGAGATAAAGTGA
- a CDS encoding peptidase, M23/M37 family, with the protein MRRKKSNIGATLMIALFLAVIGGAIYLANSPMFERSAPEIEVPDSLYWNLKEPLRVKLKDESGIRSYRVVLNDGSSDFTVVDEHPATPQKEVVAEVRLPRAGWNRRSESATMRIEVTDASNWNLFKGNSAQKSVKITIDSVRPNAFVLSNSYSIKQGGSALVIFSAKDRHLADVSIRTSFGKVFKAEPFYKPGYYAALIAWPVPEKSFRAWVEATDLAGNVTKAHIPLYIVKYRYRRSNIPLKDRFLNGKVSDLASQFDETANVSDPLEKFRIINEEVRSKNEKLIHTLGSKISDRLIRRWSIKPFYPLKNAKKVASFGDHRYYFYNGKLVSESYHLGVDLASVKMAKIVASNPGRVVYSGYNGIYGNMPMIDHGLGLYTIYGHCSSVDVQEGDDVARGETIAKTGSTGLALGDHLHFGIVVQGVEVRPKEWMDAHWIRDNIASVFESARKMIDRRGE; encoded by the coding sequence ATGAGAAGAAAGAAGAGCAATATCGGTGCGACCCTGATGATCGCACTTTTTCTGGCAGTCATAGGGGGTGCGATATATCTGGCCAACTCGCCTATGTTCGAGAGGAGTGCGCCGGAAATCGAAGTACCCGATTCGCTCTACTGGAACCTGAAGGAGCCGCTTAGGGTAAAGCTCAAAGATGAGAGCGGTATACGCAGTTACAGAGTTGTTCTGAATGACGGAAGTTCGGACTTTACCGTTGTGGATGAGCACCCGGCGACGCCGCAGAAAGAGGTGGTGGCGGAGGTTAGGCTTCCGCGTGCGGGCTGGAACAGAAGATCTGAGAGCGCCACCATGCGTATAGAGGTTACGGATGCTAGTAACTGGAATCTATTCAAAGGGAACAGTGCGCAAAAGAGTGTGAAAATAACGATAGACTCGGTAAGGCCCAACGCCTTTGTACTCTCCAACTCCTACAGCATCAAGCAGGGAGGGAGTGCACTTGTGATATTCAGTGCGAAAGACAGGCATCTTGCGGATGTCTCGATCCGTACATCTTTCGGGAAGGTGTTCAAAGCCGAGCCCTTCTACAAACCGGGCTACTATGCCGCCCTGATAGCCTGGCCCGTTCCCGAGAAGAGTTTCCGTGCATGGGTTGAGGCGACCGACCTGGCGGGCAATGTCACCAAGGCGCATATTCCGCTCTATATTGTAAAATACCGCTATCGACGCTCCAATATCCCGCTAAAAGACCGTTTCTTGAACGGAAAGGTTTCCGATCTCGCTTCGCAGTTCGATGAGACAGCGAATGTAAGTGACCCTCTTGAGAAATTCAGGATAATCAACGAGGAGGTCAGGTCGAAAAACGAGAAGCTCATTCACACCCTCGGATCGAAAATCTCCGACCGGTTGATCAGGAGATGGAGTATCAAACCCTTCTACCCGCTCAAAAATGCCAAAAAGGTTGCAAGCTTCGGTGATCACCGCTACTACTTCTATAACGGAAAGCTTGTCAGCGAATCCTACCATCTGGGTGTCGACCTGGCCAGCGTCAAGATGGCGAAAATAGTAGCATCGAACCCGGGAAGGGTGGTCTACTCCGGCTATAACGGTATCTACGGAAACATGCCCATGATAGATCACGGCCTCGGACTCTACACGATCTACGGGCACTGCTCATCGGTAGATGTACAAGAGGGTGATGATGTTGCGAGAGGGGAGACAATAGCCAAGACAGGCAGCACAGGACTGGCCCTGGGAGACCATCTCCATTTCGGTATCGTTGTCCAGGGGGTGGAGGTGCGCCCCAAAGAGTGGATGGATGCGCACTGGATCAGAGACAACATAGCATCCGTATTCGAGTCGGCCAGAAAAATGATTGATCGGCGCGGAGAGTGA
- a CDS encoding UDP-3-O-[3-hydroxymyristoyl] N-acetylglucosamine deacetylase yields the protein MRLRLEPLEPGSGILFYRRDSGVTIPLAPEYVVDTQMATVIGRDGSNVSTIEHFLSAVYAYGIDNLRVVLDDAEMPIMDGSAASFCMMLDEAGIEEQPAGKEVLRIKKEVTVGSEGKYVSLKPSETAVFDFTIKFDHPVIDRQHRRFVFSKQAFIREISRARTFGFLREVQYLRSKNLALGGSLENAIVLDDTKVLNPEGLRFEDEFVRHKILDAMGDMKLLGRPILGKYEAFAGSHGLNHELTMALLADPDAYEIVTLQVQEDMEFAKSFA from the coding sequence GTGCGGCTGCGCCTCGAGCCGCTCGAGCCGGGCAGCGGAATACTATTTTACAGAAGAGACAGCGGCGTGACCATCCCCCTTGCACCGGAGTATGTGGTGGATACCCAGATGGCTACAGTCATCGGCAGGGACGGCTCCAACGTATCTACGATAGAGCATTTTCTCTCCGCGGTATATGCGTACGGCATAGATAATCTGCGCGTTGTACTAGACGATGCGGAGATGCCGATCATGGACGGAAGTGCGGCCAGTTTCTGCATGATGCTCGATGAAGCCGGCATCGAGGAGCAGCCTGCGGGGAAAGAGGTCCTGCGTATAAAAAAGGAGGTCACCGTAGGTTCGGAGGGCAAATATGTCTCTTTGAAACCGTCGGAAACCGCTGTTTTCGACTTCACCATAAAGTTCGACCACCCGGTTATCGACAGGCAGCATCGCCGTTTCGTATTTTCGAAACAGGCTTTCATCCGTGAAATATCGAGGGCCCGTACATTCGGGTTTCTGCGGGAAGTGCAGTATCTTCGCAGCAAAAACCTTGCCCTTGGAGGAAGTCTGGAGAACGCTATAGTCCTGGATGATACGAAAGTGTTGAATCCGGAAGGGCTCCGATTCGAAGATGAGTTCGTAAGACATAAAATTCTGGATGCGATGGGGGATATGAAGCTCCTTGGAAGACCGATTCTCGGAAAATATGAAGCGTTTGCCGGAAGCCACGGGCTCAACCATGAGCTGACCATGGCGCTGCTGGCCGATCCCGATGCGTACGAGATCGTGACTCTTCAGGTGCAAGAGGATATGGAGTTTGCAAAAAGTTTTGCGTAA
- a CDS encoding 3'-to-5' oligoribonuclease A, Bacillus type produces the protein MIDEEIYKEAKERIESSRHITVAGHLNPDTDTLGTALGLQWVFRLLSKRVDTVFVSRPLPQNLSFLPGFEKIRQKVNPKSDLLISVDCGSFDRLGIERPENIYLINIDHHRSNTGYGDLNIVEPGFASASQTAFRLVRSAGWRVPTECAVNFYAALLSDTGFFGYEGVDGRVFDFAKELLELGADAEWTARMLRENQPLSKLRLLPKVLETLRLYLQGRAAGLDVTRRMLEESGATVNDTDDMVNYARSLATVEVGFLIREESDGSLKVSLRSKSRVDVCKIALSFGGGGHIRAAGFTYRGNDRDRLKRELLKMIEEELE, from the coding sequence ATGATTGATGAAGAGATATATAAAGAGGCGAAAGAGCGTATCGAGTCTAGCCGCCATATAACTGTTGCGGGCCATCTCAACCCCGATACGGATACGCTCGGCACGGCACTCGGCCTGCAGTGGGTGTTCCGGCTGCTGTCGAAACGGGTGGATACGGTTTTTGTGAGCAGGCCGCTGCCGCAGAATCTCTCGTTTCTCCCCGGCTTTGAAAAGATACGGCAGAAGGTGAACCCGAAAAGCGACCTTCTAATCAGCGTAGACTGCGGAAGTTTCGACCGCCTCGGGATAGAGAGACCGGAAAATATATATCTTATAAATATAGACCACCATCGCAGCAACACCGGTTACGGTGATCTGAATATTGTAGAGCCGGGGTTCGCCAGTGCATCACAAACCGCTTTCAGGCTTGTCAGGAGCGCCGGGTGGAGAGTCCCGACAGAGTGTGCCGTCAACTTTTATGCGGCACTTCTGAGCGATACCGGTTTCTTCGGTTACGAGGGTGTCGACGGCCGCGTCTTCGACTTCGCCAAAGAGCTTCTGGAGCTCGGGGCGGATGCCGAGTGGACGGCGAGGATGCTGAGAGAGAACCAGCCGCTCAGCAAGCTTCGCCTGCTGCCGAAGGTTTTGGAGACCCTGAGGCTCTATCTGCAGGGCCGCGCAGCCGGACTTGATGTGACGCGGCGGATGCTGGAGGAGTCGGGAGCCACGGTGAACGATACGGACGATATGGTCAACTATGCCCGCTCGCTTGCGACGGTTGAGGTCGGGTTTCTGATAAGGGAGGAGAGCGACGGTTCACTCAAGGTTTCGCTCCGCTCCAAAAGCCGTGTGGATGTTTGCAAAATCGCCCTCTCTTTCGGCGGCGGGGGGCATATACGTGCCGCCGGCTTTACATACCGCGGCAACGACCGCGACAGGCTGAAAAGAGAGCTGCTTAAGATGATCGAAGAGGAGTTGGAATGA
- a CDS encoding translation initiation factor 2 — protein sequence MDKVRIHEIAKELGIKSKEVVEMAKEMGLDVKAPSSSVTPEDAQNLMNFVMTGSLPAAAKAVKSPASEKAPEKAPEKVAEKVEKKEVEEIKVEEPKSQEPSAEKLKEEVKVEPEEEKKEVQKPAEEPMPAVEVAKEEPKKATEEPAKPVKEKESLAQASVKRRRGIFIVKKKRPQIAEPTEKSVSVKKSEIALENRIIAAADESLVSKKSKKKAKKAPPAPSSKESGVKLSLLEDRDIGSGNTIPVDYSTEEVVLPDFSEELNRMEEPKSPVTLKPEQPRQKQPMGRRGPQKRGSRSVSRTTPKKRHKRVEKESVVSSVVSIPEEVRVYEFAEKVGRSTGEVIKVLFGLGKMVTKNDFLEKDEIEILAEEFGVEVKTINPLDALDYVSAYDAVEDEYLEERPPVITIMGHVDHGKTSLLDKIRESKVAEKEAGGITQHVGAYQVEKDGRKITFIDTPGHEAFTEMRARGAQATDIAIIVVAADDGVKPQTIEALNHAKAADVPIIIAINKIDKPDANPDMVKSQLAELGYMPVEWGGEYEFVEVSAKTGAGIPDLLETILLQAEIMELKANPKRLAKAVVIESSLEKGRGPVATVIIKNGTLHVGDHVICGRTFGRVRTILNDLGKQVKELGPSDPGVVVGLNEVPGAGEVLVAMESDKEVRELAQKRAEYLRQKELSKSTKVTLDELSSLIAEGQIKSLPVIIKADVQGSLEAIKGSLEKLKNEEVKIEVIHSGVGGITESDLALANADQNAVILGFNVRPDAKIKEKAKQLGVEIKTYSIIYDLIDDVKALLSGMMSPIVSEEGIGQAEVRETFSVAKIGTIAGCIVTEGVVKRNAKARLIRDGVVIYDTRISSLKRFKDDAKEVGKGYECGLMLENFNDIKVGDIIEAYEEKEEKATL from the coding sequence ATGGATAAAGTACGCATCCATGAAATAGCGAAAGAACTGGGAATAAAAAGCAAAGAGGTTGTGGAGATGGCCAAGGAGATGGGTCTTGACGTCAAAGCACCTTCGAGCAGCGTGACACCGGAAGATGCGCAGAATCTTATGAATTTTGTGATGACCGGGTCCCTTCCCGCAGCCGCAAAAGCGGTAAAATCTCCAGCATCCGAAAAAGCGCCCGAAAAGGCACCGGAAAAAGTTGCGGAAAAAGTCGAAAAGAAAGAGGTCGAAGAGATAAAGGTCGAAGAACCGAAGTCTCAGGAGCCTTCCGCCGAAAAGCTGAAAGAGGAAGTGAAAGTAGAGCCGGAAGAGGAGAAAAAAGAGGTTCAAAAGCCTGCCGAAGAGCCGATGCCTGCCGTGGAGGTTGCCAAAGAGGAGCCTAAGAAGGCTACGGAAGAGCCGGCCAAACCGGTGAAAGAGAAAGAGAGCCTCGCCCAAGCTTCCGTAAAGCGCCGCCGCGGTATCTTCATAGTGAAAAAGAAGCGGCCGCAGATTGCGGAGCCCACCGAGAAGAGTGTTTCTGTAAAGAAGAGTGAAATCGCTCTCGAAAACCGTATCATAGCCGCTGCGGACGAGTCCCTTGTCTCAAAAAAGAGTAAGAAAAAGGCCAAAAAAGCTCCACCGGCTCCGAGCAGCAAGGAGAGCGGGGTCAAGCTCAGCCTGCTGGAAGACAGAGATATCGGAAGCGGCAATACGATTCCTGTCGACTACTCGACCGAAGAGGTCGTTCTTCCTGACTTCAGCGAGGAGCTGAACCGGATGGAGGAGCCCAAGTCCCCTGTTACGCTCAAGCCCGAGCAGCCTCGCCAGAAGCAGCCGATGGGTAGAAGGGGACCGCAAAAAAGAGGGAGCAGAAGCGTAAGCCGGACTACCCCCAAAAAGCGCCATAAGCGCGTAGAGAAGGAGAGTGTCGTATCTTCTGTAGTCAGCATACCGGAAGAGGTAAGGGTGTACGAATTTGCGGAGAAGGTCGGAAGAAGTACCGGAGAGGTGATCAAGGTGCTCTTCGGGCTCGGCAAGATGGTGACCAAAAACGACTTCCTCGAAAAGGATGAGATAGAGATTCTCGCCGAAGAGTTCGGTGTAGAGGTAAAAACGATAAATCCGCTCGATGCGCTTGACTATGTAAGCGCCTATGATGCCGTGGAGGATGAGTATCTCGAAGAGAGGCCGCCGGTAATAACGATAATGGGCCATGTAGACCACGGTAAGACATCGCTTCTCGACAAAATCAGAGAGAGCAAGGTGGCCGAAAAAGAGGCCGGAGGTATCACGCAGCACGTCGGGGCATACCAGGTAGAAAAGGATGGCAGGAAGATAACCTTCATAGACACTCCCGGCCACGAAGCCTTCACCGAAATGCGTGCACGCGGTGCGCAGGCGACCGATATCGCAATTATCGTCGTGGCCGCAGACGACGGTGTGAAGCCGCAGACGATAGAGGCCCTGAATCACGCCAAAGCGGCGGATGTACCGATTATCATAGCCATAAACAAGATAGACAAGCCGGATGCGAACCCCGATATGGTCAAGTCGCAGCTTGCAGAGCTCGGCTATATGCCTGTAGAGTGGGGCGGAGAGTATGAGTTCGTAGAGGTATCGGCCAAGACCGGTGCCGGTATCCCTGATCTGCTGGAGACCATTCTCCTGCAGGCTGAGATTATGGAGCTCAAGGCCAATCCGAAGCGGCTGGCCAAAGCCGTCGTGATCGAAAGTTCACTTGAAAAAGGACGCGGCCCGGTAGCTACCGTAATCATCAAAAACGGGACACTTCATGTAGGCGACCATGTTATTTGCGGCCGTACATTCGGAAGGGTTCGTACCATTCTCAACGATCTCGGAAAACAGGTGAAAGAGCTCGGTCCGAGCGATCCAGGAGTAGTCGTAGGGCTCAATGAAGTTCCGGGTGCCGGTGAAGTACTTGTAGCGATGGAGAGTGACAAAGAGGTGCGTGAACTGGCTCAAAAGAGGGCCGAATACCTCAGGCAGAAAGAGCTTTCGAAGAGTACCAAAGTTACCCTGGATGAACTCAGCAGCCTGATAGCAGAGGGGCAGATCAAATCTCTGCCGGTAATTATAAAAGCCGATGTACAGGGATCACTGGAGGCGATAAAAGGGAGCCTCGAAAAGCTGAAGAACGAAGAGGTGAAGATCGAAGTGATCCACTCCGGTGTCGGCGGTATCACCGAGAGTGACCTGGCGCTGGCGAATGCCGATCAGAATGCCGTTATTCTCGGATTTAACGTCCGTCCGGACGCGAAGATAAAAGAGAAGGCGAAGCAGCTGGGAGTGGAGATCAAGACCTACTCCATCATCTACGATCTCATAGATGACGTCAAAGCGCTCCTGAGCGGAATGATGAGCCCGATTGTCAGCGAAGAGGGTATCGGCCAGGCTGAAGTCCGTGAGACATTCAGCGTAGCCAAGATCGGAACTATCGCAGGGTGTATCGTAACGGAGGGAGTGGTGAAGAGAAACGCCAAAGCGCGTCTCATACGTGACGGTGTTGTTATCTACGATACGCGCATCAGCTCTCTCAAGCGCTTCAAGGATGATGCCAAAGAGGTCGGAAAAGGGTATGAATGCGGTCTTATGCTCGAAAACTTCAACGACATAAAGGTGGGTGATATCATAGAGGCGTATGAAGAGAAAGAGGAGAAGGCGACTCTATGA
- a CDS encoding diaminohydroxyphosphoribosylaminopyrimidine deaminase /5-amino-6-(5-phosphoribosylamino)uracil reductase, with amino-acid sequence MRLALEEAWRYQLLTYPNPAVGAAVVGASGALLGLNAHKEAGSAHAEVLAIRDAYSALSGDRSLDESEDAVFLHEELKKRAKNLFSDSTVYVTLEPCSHEGRTPPCATLISELGFRRAVIGTKDPNPAASGGAKLLEAAGVEVVTGVEKKRCDDLIEPFVKWRSGRFLFFKLAQTLNGVIDGGTISSEESRSWVHAVRGKIDSLLIGGNTVRTDRPILDSRLAGSKPPDVKILTGSPETFDKDIPLFGIEGRSVDFIGREEVSSLEGLVMAEGGGGALESLKSEIDWLVLFIAPVMKAGMGYNGAQSFELLHRQSRGGDVILWLRAKHG; translated from the coding sequence ATGCGGCTGGCGCTGGAAGAGGCGTGGAGATACCAGCTGCTCACCTACCCGAACCCCGCAGTCGGTGCCGCGGTTGTGGGTGCGTCAGGGGCTCTTTTGGGTCTGAATGCGCACAAAGAGGCGGGATCGGCACATGCCGAAGTGCTTGCAATAAGAGATGCCTACAGCGCCCTCAGCGGAGACAGATCCCTGGATGAATCCGAAGATGCCGTTTTTCTGCATGAAGAGCTTAAAAAAAGGGCGAAAAATCTCTTTTCGGACTCTACCGTCTATGTTACCCTCGAGCCCTGCAGCCATGAAGGCAGAACCCCTCCATGCGCCACTCTCATCTCGGAGCTCGGCTTCAGACGGGCGGTCATAGGCACGAAAGATCCCAACCCGGCCGCATCGGGCGGTGCGAAGCTTCTAGAAGCGGCCGGTGTAGAGGTGGTGACGGGAGTTGAAAAAAAGAGGTGTGACGATCTCATAGAGCCCTTTGTGAAGTGGCGAAGCGGACGGTTTCTCTTTTTCAAGCTGGCACAGACGCTCAACGGCGTAATAGACGGCGGCACCATAAGTTCCGAAGAGTCGCGCAGTTGGGTTCATGCAGTCAGGGGCAAAATCGACTCCCTGCTCATAGGCGGCAACACCGTACGGACCGACCGCCCGATACTCGACTCCAGGCTGGCCGGATCGAAGCCTCCCGATGTGAAGATTCTGACCGGAAGTCCCGAAACATTCGACAAAGATATACCGCTCTTCGGTATTGAGGGCCGTAGTGTCGATTTCATCGGCCGTGAAGAGGTCTCTTCACTCGAAGGTCTCGTCATGGCCGAAGGTGGAGGGGGCGCTCTCGAGAGTCTGAAGAGCGAGATCGACTGGCTGGTTCTCTTCATAGCTCCCGTAATGAAAGCGGGGATGGGTTATAATGGCGCACAGAGTTTTGAGCTGCTGCATAGGCAGAGCCGCGGCGGGGATGTAATTTTATGGTTAAGGGCGAAGCATGGATGA
- a CDS encoding TsaB protein, required for threonylcarbamoyladenosine (t(6)A) formation in tRNA: MQKVLRKRGERPPVDLLIVAVTSPILAAVYEEGRCIQTFSREGKCSEVLPPLLHDILYSYKPEAIYYANGPGSFMAIKVAYVMAKTLSVSLGIPLYGTDAFAFNRGRPIKAVGSSCFVKKGDKISIERDCKEEIAPFSVPGYLDKRVFSDRSEPLYVLPAV, from the coding sequence TTGCAAAAAGTTTTGCGTAAAAGAGGAGAGAGGCCCCCTGTAGATCTTCTTATCGTTGCCGTCACATCGCCGATATTGGCGGCGGTGTACGAAGAGGGCAGGTGTATTCAGACTTTCAGCAGAGAGGGGAAGTGTTCGGAAGTTCTGCCGCCGCTTCTTCACGATATTCTCTACAGCTATAAACCTGAAGCGATATATTATGCCAACGGACCCGGTAGCTTTATGGCTATAAAAGTCGCTTATGTCATGGCAAAAACCCTCTCCGTCTCTCTCGGGATTCCACTCTACGGAACGGATGCCTTTGCATTCAACCGCGGTCGTCCCATCAAAGCCGTCGGCAGCAGCTGTTTCGTAAAAAAGGGTGATAAGATCTCCATTGAGCGTGACTGCAAGGAAGAGATCGCCCCATTTTCCGTACCCGGGTATCTGGACAAAAGAGTCTTCTCCGACCGCAGTGAACCGCTCTACGTTCTGCCCGCTGTATGA
- a CDS encoding flagellar biosynthesis protein FlhB, with translation MADDLEKTEEPTPKKIEDAKKEGNVPRSMDTSGFITLLVAVIAVAALFSWIMDRLESLYRYYTHFFGVELTPTLVAEISTYTIVQVGIMILPMALPVAIAGMIASWMQFGFLFTTKPLVPDLTKIDPIKGAKNLFSLKKLIEGAKITMKVAAVFVVAFSVFFGFIEELVSVSRAQLQQQMAWLGDRALMLAAVMLVLLLVLALIDLLFVRYNYFKGLRMSKQEIKDEMKQMEGNPEIKAKIRQIQMEMARKRMLAEVPNADVVITNPTHYAVALKYKEGESGAPKVVAKGADLIALKIREIARESGVQIVENPPLARELYKHVDLDKEVPERFYHAVAEVLAFVYKSKRAL, from the coding sequence ATGGCCGATGATCTTGAAAAAACCGAAGAGCCGACCCCCAAGAAGATAGAGGATGCGAAAAAAGAGGGGAACGTTCCCAGGAGCATGGATACCTCCGGCTTCATCACGCTTCTTGTCGCGGTGATCGCGGTTGCTGCCCTCTTCTCATGGATTATGGACAGGCTGGAGTCGCTTTACCGCTACTACACCCACTTTTTCGGCGTCGAGCTGACCCCGACACTCGTCGCGGAGATAAGCACCTACACGATAGTGCAGGTTGGGATAATGATTCTGCCCATGGCTCTTCCGGTAGCGATTGCCGGTATGATCGCCTCCTGGATGCAGTTCGGTTTTCTATTCACTACGAAACCACTGGTGCCGGATCTGACCAAGATAGATCCGATAAAGGGAGCCAAGAACCTCTTCTCGCTCAAAAAGCTGATCGAGGGTGCGAAGATCACGATGAAGGTCGCGGCGGTATTTGTAGTCGCCTTCTCCGTTTTTTTCGGCTTTATCGAGGAGCTGGTCTCTGTATCGAGAGCGCAGCTGCAGCAGCAGATGGCATGGCTGGGCGACAGGGCTCTTATGCTTGCCGCCGTCATGCTTGTACTTCTTCTGGTTCTAGCACTGATAGACCTTCTTTTCGTCCGCTACAACTACTTCAAGGGGCTCAGGATGTCGAAGCAGGAGATAAAGGATGAGATGAAGCAGATGGAGGGAAATCCGGAGATCAAGGCTAAAATTCGGCAGATACAGATGGAGATGGCCAGAAAAAGGATGCTGGCCGAGGTTCCAAATGCGGATGTGGTAATAACGAACCCTACCCACTACGCAGTAGCGCTGAAGTACAAGGAGGGTGAGTCGGGCGCACCGAAGGTAGTGGCGAAGGGGGCCGATCTGATCGCACTGAAGATTCGTGAAATAGCAAGAGAGAGCGGTGTGCAGATTGTCGAGAATCCGCCATTGGCAAGAGAGCTCTACAAACATGTTGATCTGGACAAGGAGGTTCCCGAGCGGTTCTACCATGCGGTCGCGGAGGTATTGGCCTTCGTTTATAAAAGCAAAAGGGCTCTTTGA
- a CDS encoding clustered with transcription termination protein NusA: MSVEEEVRKVVESHGAKLYDTETVSEDGRTIYRVYILKDGGVDLDLCADISRDLSPMLDVYPPVSGQYYLEVSSPGVERTLKKPEHFRNSIGSRVRLKLSSGDTVKGELLGFEDGKVILKSSAGEEEFPLSEIRKARTYFEW, encoded by the coding sequence GTGAGTGTCGAAGAGGAGGTAAGGAAGGTTGTAGAGTCGCACGGTGCGAAGCTCTACGATACAGAAACCGTCAGCGAGGACGGCAGAACTATCTACAGGGTCTATATCCTTAAAGATGGCGGAGTAGATCTCGACCTCTGCGCCGATATAAGCCGCGACCTCTCTCCCATGCTCGATGTCTATCCTCCTGTAAGCGGCCAGTACTACCTGGAAGTGAGCTCCCCCGGAGTCGAACGAACTCTCAAAAAACCGGAACACTTCAGAAACTCCATAGGAAGCAGAGTCCGCCTCAAGCTCAGCAGCGGCGATACGGTAAAGGGTGAACTGCTCGGTTTCGAGGATGGAAAAGTGATTCTAAAGAGCTCTGCAGGCGAAGAGGAGTTCCCGCTATCCGAGATCAGAAAAGCCCGTACCTATTTTGAATGGTAA